A window of the Chloroflexota bacterium genome harbors these coding sequences:
- a CDS encoding DUF3830 family protein, with protein sequence MTASDTGESTVSTIELELPGAPPARFKLLWEAAPQTCAAVTAGLPEQAECLHAIYSGTIAAFYFDPTVVAPIENATTCVAPGDLIFTHYEAGTRHGHPGALSEVYWPYDRYARPTIPGKFITLEAANVFGTYDGPSDIWQAFAGRCERLRYDGTATIQIRMS encoded by the coding sequence ATGACCGCATCAGACACAGGAGAGTCCACGGTTTCGACCATCGAGCTCGAGCTACCGGGCGCGCCGCCGGCCCGCTTCAAGCTGTTGTGGGAGGCGGCGCCGCAGACCTGCGCGGCAGTGACGGCGGGGCTGCCCGAGCAGGCCGAGTGCCTCCATGCGATCTATTCGGGGACTATCGCGGCGTTCTACTTTGACCCGACGGTCGTGGCGCCGATCGAGAACGCCACCACTTGCGTAGCCCCGGGCGACTTGATCTTCACGCACTACGAAGCCGGCACGCGGCACGGCCATCCGGGGGCGCTGAGCGAGGTCTACTGGCCCTACGACCGCTACGCCCGCCCCACCATTCCCGGGAAGTTCATCACACTCGAAGCCGCGAACGTCTTTGGGACGTATGACGGCCCGTCGGACATCTGGCAGGCCTTTGCCGGGCGCTGCGAGCGCCTGCGTTACGACGGCACCGCCACCATCCAGATCAGGATGTCCTAG
- a CDS encoding ABC transporter substrate-binding protein produces the protein MDRGKSLSRRSVLRGGALALAGGVGVAALAACGEGEVEIREVEVEKIVTVTEIQQVEVEKVVTQEVLKEVEKAVVVEKEVVVEKEVIVEKVVEIEAETVARGVQTGVNLFRSDEAVPLDEWNPTRGGRITWGSPGPITSLNPVRMDLWSYRNGFPMYENLYTWAPGNKIIPWLAADLPELSADRLTRRIPLRRDVKFHDDTPFNAEAVAFNFMLFLDESLERGEVAGKVGDVESVTVVDEFTVDLKTKTPQALFMQVLADFHITFASPQAYITYREDIARNPVGTGAYKFKEWQEQVSVTFERNDDYAWAPAWARNKGAPYPDEIVTQILAQDAVARAAAFEAGEVDWIQHFQFIDLERFAKQDNRIILGRLAPGMPWFLHINSMRWPTDDIVVRQALNHAINKKLVVQRGNGGIPRIAGNILTPGTIGYNPDMEDLYPWDVGKANQLLDDAGYTRGEDGFRYRDGRRMQVEFPNTPNPLSELYKLDIESGIGIFVDIPNVEFATYINDMAQGKYTHQWTGGRGPDADVLYAKYHTSNYGLPGRAFAFLNYNGEPGVATEGDPIDALLDGARAEFDESKRAEMWMEANRLIQEAAVNLPLSDAMGQWFYNRDQIGGIAHSTVHEPPTALDFYDKKGG, from the coding sequence ATGGATCGTGGCAAGTCTCTGAGTCGTCGAAGCGTCCTGCGTGGCGGGGCCCTGGCCCTGGCGGGCGGCGTCGGCGTTGCCGCGCTCGCAGCCTGCGGCGAGGGCGAGGTAGAGATCCGAGAAGTCGAGGTCGAGAAGATCGTCACCGTGACCGAGATCCAGCAGGTCGAGGTCGAGAAGGTGGTGACGCAGGAAGTCCTCAAGGAAGTCGAGAAGGCCGTCGTCGTCGAGAAGGAAGTCGTCGTCGAAAAGGAAGTCATCGTCGAGAAGGTCGTCGAGATCGAGGCCGAGACGGTCGCGCGCGGCGTTCAGACGGGCGTCAACCTCTTCCGCTCCGACGAAGCCGTCCCGCTCGACGAGTGGAACCCGACCCGGGGTGGCCGCATCACCTGGGGTTCACCGGGCCCGATCACGTCGCTCAACCCCGTGCGCATGGACCTATGGTCCTATCGCAACGGCTTCCCGATGTACGAGAACCTGTACACGTGGGCGCCGGGCAACAAGATCATTCCGTGGCTGGCCGCTGACCTGCCCGAGCTGTCCGCTGACCGCCTGACCCGCCGCATCCCGTTGCGCCGCGACGTGAAGTTCCACGACGACACGCCGTTCAACGCCGAGGCCGTGGCGTTCAACTTCATGCTGTTCCTGGACGAGAGCCTGGAGCGGGGCGAGGTCGCGGGCAAGGTCGGCGACGTCGAGAGCGTCACGGTGGTGGACGAGTTCACTGTCGATCTGAAGACGAAGACCCCGCAGGCGCTGTTCATGCAGGTGCTTGCCGATTTTCATATCACGTTTGCCTCGCCGCAGGCCTATATCACCTACCGTGAGGACATCGCGCGCAATCCGGTCGGCACCGGCGCCTACAAGTTCAAGGAGTGGCAGGAGCAGGTTTCGGTCACCTTCGAGCGGAACGATGACTACGCCTGGGCACCCGCATGGGCGAGGAACAAGGGGGCGCCGTACCCGGACGAGATCGTCACCCAGATTCTGGCGCAGGACGCCGTAGCCCGCGCGGCGGCCTTCGAGGCCGGCGAGGTGGACTGGATCCAGCACTTCCAGTTCATCGACTTGGAGCGCTTCGCAAAGCAGGACAACCGCATCATCCTTGGACGATTGGCCCCGGGCATGCCGTGGTTCCTGCACATCAACTCGATGCGCTGGCCCACCGACGACATCGTCGTGCGCCAGGCGCTCAACCACGCCATCAACAAGAAATTGGTCGTCCAGCGCGGCAACGGCGGCATCCCGCGCATCGCGGGCAACATCCTCACGCCGGGCACCATCGGCTACAACCCGGACATGGAAGACCTCTACCCGTGGGACGTCGGCAAGGCCAACCAGTTGCTGGACGACGCCGGCTACACCCGCGGTGAGGACGGCTTCCGCTACCGCGACGGCCGGCGCATGCAGGTGGAGTTCCCCAACACGCCGAACCCGTTGAGCGAGCTGTACAAGCTGGACATCGAGTCCGGCATCGGCATCTTCGTGGACATCCCGAACGTCGAGTTCGCGACCTACATCAACGACATGGCGCAAGGGAAGTACACCCACCAGTGGACCGGCGGGCGTGGCCCCGACGCCGACGTGCTGTACGCCAAGTACCACACGTCGAACTACGGGCTGCCGGGCCGCGCGTTCGCGTTCCTCAACTACAACGGTGAGCCGGGCGTGGCGACCGAGGGCGACCCCATCGACGCACTGCTCGACGGGGCCCGCGCCGAGTTCGACGAGTCCAAGCGCGCCGAGATGTGGATGGAGGCGAACCGCCTGATCCAGGAGGCCGCCGTCAATCTTCCGCTGTCGGACGCCATGGGGCAGTGGTTCTACAACCGCGACCAAATCGGCGGCATAGCGCACTCCACGGTGCACGAACCACCCACCGCGCTCGACTTCTACGACAAGAAGGGCGGCTAG
- a CDS encoding ABC transporter permease — protein sequence MAWRRLRRNLAAMAGGVVLILFALCAIFADLIAPEGINTKPTLESVLENRLLPPWSSGTRVGESGEVEPAFFPFGTDDIGRDVFSRVVHGSRISLRVGFVAVLLAGAGGTILGMAAGYFGGRIDMVISRLLDVLLAFPGLLLAIVIVASLGPSLTNAMIALGVAGVPFYARVVRGSTLSAKEFGYVRAARAIGMRDTRIIVRHILPNILSPILIMSTLGLGSTIISAAGLSFLGLGASPPTPEWGLEIAQYRAVLALAPWICIFNGLALALTVLSFNMLGDGLREALDPQASAWAQ from the coding sequence ATGGCGTGGCGGCGGTTGCGCCGCAACCTCGCCGCCATGGCCGGCGGCGTGGTGCTGATTCTGTTTGCGCTGTGCGCCATCTTCGCCGACCTCATCGCGCCGGAAGGCATCAACACCAAGCCGACGCTCGAGTCGGTGCTCGAGAACCGCCTGCTCCCGCCCTGGTCCAGCGGCACCCGCGTGGGCGAGAGCGGTGAAGTGGAACCGGCGTTCTTTCCCTTTGGCACCGACGACATTGGCCGAGATGTCTTCAGCCGCGTGGTCCACGGCTCGCGCATCTCGCTGCGGGTCGGGTTCGTGGCGGTCTTGCTGGCCGGGGCCGGCGGCACGATTCTCGGCATGGCGGCCGGCTATTTCGGCGGGCGGATCGACATGGTCATCAGCCGCCTGCTCGACGTGCTGTTGGCGTTTCCGGGGCTGCTGCTCGCCATCGTGATCGTCGCGTCACTCGGGCCCAGCCTCACGAACGCCATGATCGCCCTGGGCGTGGCAGGCGTTCCCTTCTATGCGCGCGTGGTGCGTGGATCGACGCTCTCCGCCAAGGAGTTCGGCTACGTGCGGGCGGCGCGCGCCATCGGCATGCGCGACACCCGCATCATCGTGCGCCACATCCTGCCCAACATCCTCAGCCCCATCCTGATCATGTCCACGCTGGGGCTGGGCTCGACCATCATCTCGGCAGCCGGACTCAGCTTCCTGGGCCTGGGCGCCTCGCCGCCCACGCCGGAGTGGGGCTTGGAGATTGCCCAATACCGCGCGGTGCTCGCCCTGGCCCCGTGGATCTGCATCTTCAACGGGCTGGCGCTGGCCTTGACGGTGCTGTCGTTCAACATGCTGGGCGACGGCCTGCGCGAGGCGCTGGACCCGCAAGCGAGCGCCTGGGCGCAGTAG
- a CDS encoding EamA family transporter — protein MPPAALALVFTAAALHAVWNLLAKRGQGHPVFFWLALVISSVLYLPAFVVSVILEPIPAAGWGWIVATGALHAAYFWSLANAYARADLSVTYPLARGLGPALVLVVSVWLVGESVSPTGLAGVLTVVAGIYVLNLRSLRLSSLLDPARALLHPGGRYAAFTGVLIASYTLVDKQGVSVVNPLTYVYLMWLIAAAILTPVVLARYGWRPWRQVSVSKLDVTLVAILCVAAYLLVLIALTMAPAPYVSAAREVSILIGAALGMTLLGEPRHAPRFVGAAAIAAGAALVALA, from the coding sequence GTGCCTCCGGCTGCGCTCGCCCTGGTGTTTACGGCGGCCGCGCTGCACGCCGTCTGGAACCTGCTCGCCAAGCGCGGCCAGGGACATCCGGTGTTCTTCTGGCTCGCGCTGGTCATCTCGTCGGTGCTGTATCTGCCCGCGTTCGTCGTGAGCGTCATCCTCGAGCCGATTCCAGCGGCCGGTTGGGGCTGGATCGTGGCCACCGGAGCGCTGCACGCGGCCTATTTCTGGTCGCTGGCCAACGCCTACGCGCGCGCGGACCTTTCCGTCACCTATCCACTAGCGCGGGGCCTGGGGCCGGCGCTGGTGCTGGTCGTGAGCGTCTGGCTCGTCGGCGAATCGGTCTCGCCGACGGGGCTCGCCGGCGTGCTCACCGTGGTTGCCGGCATCTACGTGCTCAATCTGCGGAGTCTGCGCCTTAGCTCGCTGCTGGATCCGGCACGCGCACTGCTGCATCCCGGCGGTCGCTACGCGGCGTTCACCGGCGTCCTGATCGCCTCGTACACGCTGGTGGATAAGCAAGGCGTGTCCGTGGTGAATCCACTCACCTACGTCTACCTGATGTGGCTCATTGCCGCCGCGATACTCACGCCGGTGGTGCTGGCGCGCTATGGATGGCGTCCCTGGCGTCAGGTGTCCGTGTCCAAGCTCGACGTGACGCTGGTGGCCATCCTCTGTGTGGCTGCCTATCTCCTGGTGCTCATCGCGCTGACCATGGCGCCCGCGCCCTACGTCTCCGCCGCCCGCGAGGTCAGCATCCTGATCGGCGCGGCCCTCGGTATGACACTGCTGGGTGAGCCGCGGCACGCCCCGCGCTTCGTGGGCGCCGCCGCCATCGCCGCCGGGGCCGCGTTGGTGGCGCTGGCGTAG